A stretch of the Gemmatimonadaceae bacterium genome encodes the following:
- a CDS encoding prepilin-type N-terminal cleavage/methylation domain-containing protein, whose translation MRQNTRKGFTLIELLIVVVIIGILAAVAIPKFSNTKQRASRSAGIADMRNLATAQEGFFADSNRYAVIGDTGTGAGKMNFTPSNGNTALTLVGTTTGWSGLVTIPGGQKCGIFSGSAARPTGMPATNPSGVPVCW comes from the coding sequence ATGCGCCAGAACACCCGCAAGGGCTTCACCCTGATCGAGCTCCTCATCGTCGTCGTGATCATCGGCATCCTCGCCGCCGTCGCGATCCCGAAGTTCTCGAACACGAAGCAGCGCGCCTCGCGCTCGGCCGGCATCGCCGACATGCGCAACCTGGCCACCGCGCAGGAAGGCTTCTTCGCCGACTCGAACCGCTACGCCGTGATCGGCGACACCGGCACGGGCGCGGGCAAGATGAACTTCACGCCGTCGAACGGAAACACCGCCCTGACGCTCGTCGGCACCACCACTGGCTGGAGCGGCCTGGTGACGATCCCCGGTGGCCAGAAGTGCGGCATCTTCTCAGGCAGCGCTGCCCGTCCGACGGGCATGCCGGCAACGAACCCCTC